One Candidatus Nitrososphaera evergladensis SR1 genomic window carries:
- a CDS encoding SirB1 family protein, with product MAGLNIDSVVRDWQDCVVKHVVSRDDPTRLAEHALNLARILAYPDLDVNAALASIDGMGAKIAHTLKSKGISRPTLIIEQINEYLFNDQKFKPNTDDYYNPLNSYLNVVLERKTGIPITLSILYMRVAQGAGFPMLPVNFPAHFLAKHVMEGDNGEIIVDPFNGGRIMDDYALKALLERSFPHQNIAMTHAFVERATSAQVMTRMLNNLKSSYYEAQDMERYEVANEMVLAIDQYNPEAIRDKGVVLLKKGSTEGALDALNAYLEVNPEAEDADDVLDVIRQIREGTYGKKKEKEEN from the coding sequence GTGGCCGGCCTAAACATTGATTCCGTGGTACGGGACTGGCAAGACTGCGTGGTAAAGCATGTGGTGTCGAGGGACGACCCGACCAGGCTTGCCGAGCACGCGCTCAACCTTGCTAGGATACTGGCGTATCCGGACCTTGACGTAAACGCAGCGCTGGCCAGCATCGACGGGATGGGCGCCAAGATTGCGCACACGCTGAAAAGCAAAGGGATATCCAGGCCGACTCTGATAATCGAGCAGATAAACGAGTATTTGTTTAACGACCAAAAGTTCAAGCCAAACACGGACGACTATTACAACCCGCTCAACAGCTACCTCAACGTGGTCCTTGAACGCAAGACCGGCATCCCAATAACGCTTTCAATCCTTTACATGCGCGTTGCGCAGGGCGCAGGGTTTCCAATGCTCCCCGTGAACTTTCCGGCGCATTTTCTGGCAAAGCACGTGATGGAAGGCGACAACGGTGAGATAATCGTCGACCCGTTCAACGGCGGCAGGATAATGGACGACTACGCGCTAAAAGCTCTCCTTGAGCGCTCTTTTCCACACCAGAACATCGCCATGACGCACGCGTTCGTGGAAAGGGCGACGAGCGCGCAAGTGATGACAAGGATGCTCAACAACCTGAAAAGCAGCTATTACGAGGCGCAGGACATGGAGCGCTACGAAGTAGCAAACGAGATGGTGCTTGCCATCGACCAGTACAACCCGGAGGCAATACGGGACAAGGGTGTCGTGCTCTTGAAGAAGGGCAGTACAGAGGGGGCGCTTGACGCGCTGAACGCGTACCTTGAGGTCAACCCCGAGGCTGAGGACGCAGACGATGTGCTGGACGTCATCAGGCAGATAAGGGAAGGCACGTACGGGAAGAAAAAAGAAAAAGAAGAGAATTGA
- a CDS encoding NAD(P)H-hydrate epimerase, whose amino-acid sequence MKKKGRATTKTTAATAITSDQMYSIEENGHSEIGMRRFLMMENAGHGISDFIAGKFKNYNLKNKKIVAVCGTGNNGGDGLVAVRHLAGYGAKASVVLLGSPSDIKSEEARLNWGIVEKMDSVEIIFGKEVSDAVRKKIMSADIILDGIFGTGIKREIKEPHASAIDAINNSKKQAYVLAIDIPSGLDPNTGSVYNDKAVRADATITFHRMKKGLVAKGARKYTGPVYVEQIGIPPEAERGVI is encoded by the coding sequence ATGAAGAAGAAAGGCAGGGCAACAACAAAAACGACTGCTGCAACAGCCATCACTTCGGACCAGATGTACAGCATAGAGGAAAATGGCCACAGCGAAATTGGAATGCGCCGGTTTTTGATGATGGAAAACGCCGGCCACGGTATCTCTGACTTTATCGCAGGCAAGTTCAAGAATTATAATCTAAAAAACAAGAAAATAGTCGCGGTGTGCGGCACTGGCAACAACGGAGGCGACGGCCTTGTCGCAGTGCGCCACCTTGCCGGCTATGGGGCCAAGGCGTCGGTGGTCCTGCTTGGAAGCCCGTCTGACATCAAGAGCGAGGAGGCCCGGCTCAATTGGGGCATAGTTGAAAAGATGGACTCTGTTGAAATCATATTTGGAAAAGAAGTTAGCGACGCGGTGCGAAAAAAGATCATGTCTGCCGACATCATCCTCGACGGCATATTTGGCACCGGCATAAAGCGCGAGATCAAAGAGCCCCATGCGTCAGCGATAGACGCTATTAATAATTCAAAGAAACAGGCGTACGTCCTTGCCATCGATATCCCTTCCGGCCTTGACCCAAACACCGGCTCTGTCTACAACGACAAGGCCGTCAGGGCCGACGCCACGATAACGTTTCATCGCATGAAAAAGGGGCTTGTGGCAAAAGGTGCCAGGAAATACACCGGGCCTGTATACGTCGAGCAGATAGGCATACCGCCCGAGGCGGAGCGTGGCGTCATTTGA
- a CDS encoding DNA-methyltransferase, which yields MVAGTKKARRAPTSTSGFGVSRRESHDSSQFYSRRLYSDGNDNGSDSKPEEKENNVPAKALDRIFCKSSESMDELPDKSVHLAVTSPPYNVGKEYDGDLTMEQYRGLLRSVFSELYRVLVDGGRACINVANLGRKPYIPLHSYVIQDMLACGFLMRGEVIWNKGSSAGTSTAWGSWQSASNPTLRDVHEYVLVFSKGSFSRDKKPSGVSNNKSTISKEEFLEYTKSVWEFQAESAKKVGHPAPFPVELPYRCIQLYTFAGDVVLDPFCGVGSSCIAALKAGRHFVGYDTSQEYVQAAQARLRTFMQQKGNIAS from the coding sequence ATGGTGGCAGGCACAAAAAAGGCAAGGCGTGCGCCAACAAGCACAAGTGGCTTTGGAGTGTCGCGGCGGGAAAGCCACGACTCGTCGCAGTTCTACTCGCGCCGGCTGTACTCTGATGGCAATGATAACGGAAGCGACAGCAAACCTGAAGAAAAAGAAAACAACGTGCCTGCAAAAGCACTTGACAGGATATTCTGCAAGAGCAGCGAAAGCATGGACGAACTGCCTGACAAGAGTGTGCACCTTGCAGTCACGTCGCCTCCGTACAACGTGGGAAAAGAGTACGACGGCGACCTTACGATGGAGCAGTACCGCGGCCTCTTGAGGAGCGTCTTTTCCGAGCTTTACCGCGTGCTTGTGGACGGCGGGAGGGCGTGCATAAACGTGGCAAACCTTGGCCGCAAGCCGTACATACCGCTCCACAGCTACGTCATCCAGGACATGCTTGCGTGCGGGTTTCTGATGCGCGGCGAAGTGATATGGAACAAGGGCTCCAGCGCCGGCACATCTACTGCGTGGGGCAGCTGGCAGTCCGCGTCAAACCCCACTCTTCGCGACGTGCATGAATACGTGCTGGTGTTTTCCAAAGGGTCGTTTTCAAGGGACAAAAAGCCATCAGGCGTAAGCAACAACAAGAGCACGATATCAAAGGAAGAGTTTCTAGAGTACACGAAAAGCGTGTGGGAGTTTCAGGCCGAGTCTGCCAAGAAGGTGGGGCATCCCGCGCCCTTTCCGGTTGAGCTTCCGTACAGGTGCATCCAGCTGTACACGTTTGCCGGCGACGTTGTCCTGGACCCGTTCTGCGGCGTCGGCTCCTCCTGCATAGCCGCGCTAAAGGCAGGCCGGCACTTTGTGGGGTATGACACGAGCCAAGAGTACGTGCAGGCCGCGCAGGCAAGGCTGCGAACATTCATGCAACAAAAAGGAAATATTGCATCCTAG
- a CDS encoding FlgD immunoglobulin-like domain containing protein — translation MPGFHETFIQWIEKFLWEPGSPMTIPLPPPSSPLAAKAALAIAILLSWALLLQTAHAQQPGSGNNKKFTVALSETLAITDAASKELSMKKSITDKTTIKDATAKSVEKPTHRSIATKVTIKDSIRKNLVPAVHKLSRSISEQILVTEKARGPSVVAVKESVGIRDRALLSGAILPPTPPQLTILEAGQKTFRSDRDDSVAIEFHSSSAGTYKVDIENAAGGTVATLAGAMAAGENQIKWTGTDSQGKAAPSGTYTYYITARNDQGTRNAPSGGDGKIVVAGDEVAGSSVFPGRQDLEKIPFMESLPIVVLPIAAAAAGAAAFLISKRKKRLVLYLPPDAAPVIDDIKQKYPQATVEDYMGPGEQGSSRYMGVVISNSIESDDEWISGIIAKAKELAGVDSINLSYRGKIKSV, via the coding sequence ATGCCGGGGTTTCACGAGACTTTTATCCAGTGGATTGAGAAATTCCTCTGGGAACCGGGGAGCCCGATGACGATACCACTACCACCACCATCATCGCCGTTAGCAGCAAAGGCTGCACTTGCAATTGCAATCCTCCTTTCATGGGCACTGCTATTGCAGACTGCACATGCACAGCAGCCTGGCAGCGGCAACAACAAAAAATTCACCGTCGCTCTATCTGAAACCCTGGCCATCACGGATGCGGCGTCCAAGGAATTATCCATGAAAAAGAGCATCACAGACAAAACAACAATCAAGGATGCGACTGCCAAGAGCGTGGAAAAGCCTACCCACAGGTCGATTGCCACAAAAGTGACAATCAAGGATTCCATACGCAAGAACCTCGTGCCGGCGGTCCATAAATTATCCAGGTCCATCTCTGAGCAAATCTTGGTGACAGAGAAGGCAAGGGGCCCAAGCGTGGTTGCCGTAAAAGAATCAGTCGGCATCCGCGACCGCGCCCTTTTGTCCGGGGCAATACTGCCCCCAACTCCGCCGCAGCTTACTATTCTTGAAGCAGGGCAAAAGACGTTCCGTTCGGACAGGGACGACTCGGTTGCAATAGAGTTTCACTCGTCTTCGGCAGGCACGTACAAGGTCGACATAGAGAACGCGGCAGGCGGCACGGTGGCGACCCTCGCAGGCGCAATGGCGGCAGGGGAGAACCAGATAAAGTGGACCGGCACAGACTCGCAGGGCAAGGCCGCGCCGTCAGGCACGTACACCTACTATATCACTGCAAGGAACGACCAAGGGACAAGAAATGCGCCGAGCGGAGGAGACGGCAAGATAGTAGTTGCCGGCGACGAAGTGGCAGGCTCGTCAGTCTTTCCCGGCAGGCAGGACCTTGAAAAAATCCCCTTTATGGAATCGTTGCCCATAGTAGTCTTGCCAATAGCCGCAGCAGCGGCAGGTGCAGCGGCGTTTCTCATCAGTAAAAGGAAGAAAAGGCTGGTGCTGTACCTGCCTCCAGACGCCGCGCCTGTCATCGACGACATCAAGCAAAAGTACCCCCAGGCGACAGTCGAGGATTACATGGGCCCCGGCGAACAAGGTTCAAGCAGGTACATGGGCGTCGTCATTTCCAACTCTATAGAGTCTGACGACGAATGGATATCAGGCATCATTGCCAAGGCCAAAGAGCTTGCCGGCGTCGACTCGATAAACCTGAGCTACAGGGGCAAGATAAAGTCCGTGTAG
- a CDS encoding MBL fold metallo-hydrolase: MLQIPVGQMANFTYIIADDEETDEAAVIDPSWNLEKVFDALKKNGWTAKYVINTHSHFDHVLGNEQVAKVTGAKIVQHKASALERDIEVQDGDTIKVGNSISLRVVHTPGHSKDSICLVLDGKLVFTGDTLFVGNCGRTDLPGSDPAEMYDSLFGKVAKLDESLLMYPGHDYGSKPTSTIGHEKKFNYVLSPRTKQEFLEFMGSGD, encoded by the coding sequence GTGCTCCAGATACCTGTCGGCCAGATGGCCAACTTTACATACATTATCGCCGACGACGAGGAAACAGACGAGGCTGCAGTCATCGACCCTTCGTGGAACCTTGAAAAGGTATTTGACGCGCTGAAAAAGAACGGCTGGACTGCCAAGTACGTCATAAACACGCACTCGCACTTTGACCACGTGCTTGGCAACGAGCAGGTAGCCAAGGTTACAGGGGCAAAGATAGTGCAGCACAAGGCGTCCGCGCTAGAGCGCGACATCGAAGTGCAGGATGGCGACACGATAAAGGTGGGCAACAGCATATCCTTGCGAGTGGTTCACACGCCGGGCCACTCTAAGGACAGCATCTGCCTGGTGCTTGACGGCAAGCTGGTCTTTACAGGCGACACGCTCTTTGTGGGAAACTGCGGCCGGACAGACCTGCCGGGAAGCGACCCTGCCGAAATGTACGACAGCCTGTTTGGCAAGGTGGCCAAGCTTGACGAAAGCCTCCTGATGTATCCCGGCCACGATTATGGAAGCAAGCCGACGTCCACCATAGGGCACGAGAAAAAATTCAACTATGTCCTGTCGCCGCGGACAAAACAAGAGTTCCTTGAATTCATGGGCTCCGGTGACTGA
- a CDS encoding DNA-3-methyladenine glycosylase — translation MLTLARSFYQRPTTEVARDLIGKVLVRRLDDDGGRSNRLSGIIVETEAYGHAEDPASHACRGMTERNRVMFGEAGMAYVYFTYGNHHCINVSARNGAPAGAVLIRSIEPVDGIKEMRRRRGLDDPYLLTTGPGRLAQAMNITRRQNGVDMTDPESEITIEDGPARETVMATARIGISKATDVQWRFVDPASAFLSRKRARPASLQVK, via the coding sequence ATGCTGACACTTGCAAGGTCGTTCTACCAGAGGCCCACCACGGAGGTGGCAAGGGACCTGATAGGCAAGGTCTTGGTACGGAGACTGGATGATGACGGCGGCCGCAGTAACAGGCTGTCAGGCATCATAGTGGAGACAGAGGCGTACGGACACGCAGAAGACCCCGCAAGCCATGCCTGCAGGGGCATGACCGAGAGAAACAGGGTGATGTTTGGAGAAGCAGGCATGGCGTACGTGTATTTCACGTACGGCAATCACCACTGCATAAACGTCTCTGCAAGAAACGGCGCGCCGGCAGGCGCGGTGCTTATCCGGAGCATCGAGCCGGTGGATGGCATAAAAGAAATGAGGAGGCGGCGCGGACTTGACGACCCCTATTTGCTTACGACAGGCCCGGGCAGGCTTGCGCAGGCAATGAACATAACCCGCAGGCAGAACGGCGTCGACATGACCGATCCTGAGTCTGAAATTACAATCGAAGACGGCCCCGCAAGAGAGACGGTAATGGCCACTGCAAGAATCGGGATAAGCAAGGCCACGGACGTGCAATGGCGCTTTGTCGACCCGGCAAGCGCGTTTCTCTCAAGAAAAAGGGCAAGGCCAGCTAGCTTGCAGGTAAAATAG
- a CDS encoding cupredoxin domain-containing protein, with product MNRYFIIALAIAASAVLAISTVTATTMAANDQSVAHSVGASMKFMDYKDGVFKVMAGGGGPTAPLTKFFPAKATIKVGESVTWVNPTRVGEPHTVTFVLNQTQGANLDVPFVVNNSTGIAPLAPGNSAPITLPGPNGTTAMIGANAMAYLPVTIASDGTVTPMPPNANYTMNGTEQYINSGFIWPKGMAPEGLPPIDTFTVKFEKAGTYDYLCILHPWMTGQVQVK from the coding sequence ATGAACAGGTACTTCATTATTGCGCTTGCCATAGCTGCCAGCGCGGTGCTTGCAATAAGCACCGTCACGGCAACGACAATGGCGGCAAACGACCAAAGTGTTGCACATTCGGTAGGAGCTAGCATGAAGTTCATGGACTACAAGGACGGCGTGTTCAAGGTGATGGCGGGAGGAGGAGGACCTACTGCGCCACTGACAAAGTTCTTCCCGGCCAAGGCCACCATAAAGGTAGGTGAAAGCGTCACGTGGGTCAACCCGACAAGGGTGGGCGAGCCGCACACCGTGACGTTTGTCCTGAACCAGACGCAAGGTGCAAACCTCGACGTTCCGTTTGTCGTCAACAACTCGACTGGCATCGCCCCGCTTGCGCCGGGCAACTCGGCGCCAATAACGCTCCCCGGACCCAACGGCACCACAGCGATGATAGGAGCAAACGCAATGGCATATTTGCCTGTCACGATTGCATCCGACGGCACCGTGACGCCGATGCCGCCAAATGCCAACTACACCATGAACGGCACCGAGCAGTACATCAACTCTGGCTTTATCTGGCCAAAGGGCATGGCTCCAGAAGGACTCCCACCGATTGACACATTCACGGTCAAGTTCGAGAAGGCAGGGACGTACGACTATCTCTGCATCCTGCACCCGTGGATGACCGGCCAGGTACAGGTCAAATAA
- the cobT gene encoding nicotinate mononucleotide-dependent phosphoribosyltransferase CobT yields the protein MVQDQDNIIGAKQAKTKFSAKNPFFCCVISHTATSEVPGLTVAGANPDLVKYTSPADAEFLHYGYCRCIPGVPATPDGKPTPAVITKAALELAEIPFLVVDAGTKVKPDIPCVSLGVKPGGNIAQENAMDVSDTKRALEYGHALGRQLARSSDLVVIGESIPGGTTTALAVLSALGVDAQFKVSSSMPENPHELKNKVVQSAFARARISTADGTPALEAVSLVGDPMMPTVAGITAGALEAGGAKVMLAGGTQMAAVLAVMKGLSIPLANLCMGTTVYVAKDSSADLAGLIKQVSPEVPVLACDLQLEKSSKPGLQAFARGFVKEGVGAGGSSIAAMLKTNASGKKMLAAIERVYERSIEKKSLT from the coding sequence GTGGTGCAGGATCAGGATAATATCATCGGGGCCAAGCAAGCCAAAACCAAGTTTTCCGCAAAAAACCCCTTCTTTTGCTGCGTGATCTCGCACACTGCTACAAGCGAGGTGCCCGGGCTCACAGTGGCCGGTGCAAACCCTGACCTTGTGAAATACACGTCACCGGCAGACGCCGAGTTTCTGCACTATGGCTACTGCCGGTGCATTCCGGGTGTCCCGGCAACGCCTGACGGCAAGCCAACACCTGCCGTGATAACAAAAGCCGCGCTAGAACTAGCAGAGATCCCGTTTCTTGTGGTCGATGCCGGGACAAAGGTCAAGCCCGACATCCCCTGCGTATCGCTTGGGGTAAAGCCGGGCGGCAACATTGCACAGGAAAACGCGATGGACGTGTCAGACACAAAAAGGGCGCTTGAATATGGACACGCGCTTGGCAGGCAGCTTGCGCGCTCGTCAGACCTTGTCGTGATAGGGGAGAGCATACCTGGAGGGACCACGACCGCGCTTGCGGTCCTAAGCGCCCTCGGCGTTGACGCGCAGTTCAAGGTCAGTAGCAGCATGCCGGAAAACCCACACGAATTGAAGAACAAGGTTGTCCAGTCGGCGTTTGCTCGCGCCCGCATTTCTACCGCTGATGGAACGCCGGCGCTTGAAGCAGTGTCGCTTGTTGGCGACCCGATGATGCCGACAGTCGCCGGCATTACCGCCGGCGCGCTTGAGGCAGGAGGAGCCAAAGTCATGCTTGCCGGCGGCACGCAAATGGCGGCGGTGCTTGCCGTCATGAAGGGGCTTTCAATCCCGCTTGCCAATTTGTGCATGGGCACAACCGTCTATGTCGCAAAAGACAGTTCTGCTGACCTTGCCGGCCTCATAAAGCAGGTGTCGCCAGAGGTTCCGGTTCTTGCCTGCGACCTGCAGCTTGAAAAATCAAGCAAGCCGGGCCTGCAGGCGTTTGCCCGGGGATTTGTAAAGGAAGGCGTGGGCGCAGGCGGCTCGTCAATAGCCGCCATGCTGAAAACAAATGCAAGTGGGAAAAAAATGCTTGCCGCCATCGAGCGCGTGTACGAGCGCTCGATAGAAAAGAAGAGTCTTACCTGA
- a CDS encoding ammonium transporter — protein MNADDSKAKSLLLSSRLGLASLAAVVMALVAVGYTGSAFAYAPDDPAVPFHCWQTNEDGTKKIVTGEDGSQSLVPCEVNAGDNAWMLTSSALVLMMTPAGLAMFYGGLARQKNAVNVLHMVFITTGVIGVQFALWGYSLAFGPDAGGYGFIGTLDWVGLQNVLHDVPSNAYGGITGFTIPHQTYMIFQMMFAIITPALIVASVAERMKFSAFIIFIVIWATFVYDFAAHWTWEITAPDNYGRNPGYCNFGWGGCLGALDFAGGTVIHITSGWSGLVIALMLGRRLGYGKVPMEPHNVSLVVLGAALLWTGWFGFNAGSAAAAATNATSAFVATQIATGMAAVTWALISWAHTGRPSTIGAASGAVAGLVAITPASGFVSPMSSIIIGILASIICYSAVSFKNKRKWDDALDAWGVHGVGGLAGAILTGIFAEKRFTPWGDNGLAFGNPAQLYENAVGAFAALAWAMGLTAVIIKIMDVVWPGGIRVTPKEEEVGLDLSQHGERAYVTE, from the coding sequence ATGAATGCAGACGACAGTAAAGCAAAGTCTTTACTACTCAGTTCTAGGCTTGGCCTAGCGAGTCTGGCTGCAGTTGTGATGGCGCTGGTGGCAGTTGGTTATACCGGCAGCGCTTTTGCATACGCGCCCGACGACCCGGCCGTGCCATTTCACTGCTGGCAGACAAACGAGGACGGCACCAAGAAGATCGTGACAGGCGAGGATGGTAGCCAAAGCCTGGTTCCATGCGAAGTCAACGCAGGAGACAACGCATGGATGCTGACGTCTTCGGCGCTCGTGCTCATGATGACTCCCGCAGGCTTGGCAATGTTCTATGGTGGCCTTGCAAGGCAAAAGAACGCTGTCAATGTCTTGCACATGGTGTTCATCACCACAGGCGTCATTGGCGTACAGTTTGCCCTGTGGGGATACAGCCTTGCGTTTGGACCTGACGCTGGAGGCTACGGCTTTATAGGGACGCTTGACTGGGTGGGCCTGCAGAACGTCTTGCACGATGTGCCGTCAAACGCGTATGGCGGCATTACAGGTTTCACAATTCCACACCAGACCTACATGATATTCCAGATGATGTTCGCCATCATCACGCCAGCGCTTATCGTGGCGTCGGTGGCAGAGCGCATGAAGTTCAGCGCGTTTATAATATTCATTGTCATCTGGGCAACGTTTGTCTATGACTTTGCCGCGCACTGGACGTGGGAAATTACTGCGCCTGACAACTATGGCCGAAACCCCGGATACTGCAACTTTGGATGGGGCGGATGCCTTGGTGCACTTGACTTTGCAGGCGGAACAGTCATACACATCACGTCTGGGTGGTCCGGGCTTGTCATAGCGTTGATGCTTGGCCGCAGGCTGGGCTACGGCAAGGTACCGATGGAGCCGCACAACGTCTCCTTGGTGGTGCTTGGAGCAGCACTCCTCTGGACAGGCTGGTTTGGCTTTAACGCTGGCTCTGCAGCGGCTGCCGCTACAAACGCAACAAGCGCATTTGTTGCTACGCAGATTGCTACAGGGATGGCCGCAGTCACTTGGGCATTGATATCGTGGGCTCACACGGGCAGGCCATCAACGATAGGCGCAGCCTCTGGCGCAGTGGCAGGCTTGGTGGCAATCACGCCAGCATCCGGCTTTGTGTCGCCAATGTCTTCGATAATCATAGGCATACTGGCCTCGATTATCTGCTACTCTGCGGTGTCGTTCAAGAACAAGCGCAAGTGGGACGACGCACTCGACGCATGGGGCGTGCACGGTGTCGGCGGTCTTGCAGGAGCAATCCTGACAGGCATATTTGCCGAGAAAAGGTTCACGCCTTGGGGAGACAACGGCCTTGCGTTTGGCAATCCTGCACAGCTGTACGAGAACGCGGTCGGAGCGTTTGCCGCCCTTGCGTGGGCTATGGGCCTGACGGCTGTCATCATCAAGATAATGGACGTGGTCTGGCCCGGCGGAATCCGTGTAACGCCAAAGGAAGAGGAAGTCGGCCTCGACCTTTCCCAGCACGGCGAGAGGGCTTATGTGACAGAGTAG
- a CDS encoding uracil-DNA glycosylase, with amino-acid sequence MYTHRDMSSSSQKLPVTDSLEKVAAEVRGCPKCKLSRTRKNAVPGEGQLSAKVMFVGEAPGRSEDEKGRPFVGAAGRILDEMLAKAGISRSQVFITNVVKCRPPNNRVPEDDEVQACIPYLERQIALIRPRIICILGRTAYSSILGGGSITANRGKIIEKAGQKYFLTIHPAAAIYNKSMLSLLEADLKKLAKEIGAGSKAGGKRSESLEDFM; translated from the coding sequence ATGTACACGCATAGAGACATGTCGTCATCATCACAAAAGCTGCCAGTTACAGACTCGCTTGAGAAGGTTGCAGCAGAAGTCAGAGGCTGCCCAAAGTGCAAGCTGTCAAGAACTAGAAAGAACGCGGTCCCGGGAGAAGGCCAGCTTTCTGCAAAGGTGATGTTCGTAGGCGAGGCGCCGGGAAGAAGCGAAGACGAAAAAGGCAGGCCGTTTGTTGGCGCCGCAGGAAGGATACTTGACGAGATGCTTGCCAAGGCGGGCATATCGCGCTCCCAGGTCTTTATCACAAACGTGGTAAAGTGCAGGCCTCCAAACAACCGCGTGCCAGAAGACGACGAGGTGCAGGCGTGCATACCCTACCTTGAGCGGCAGATCGCCCTCATAAGGCCAAGAATCATTTGCATACTTGGCCGGACCGCGTACTCGTCTATCCTTGGAGGCGGGTCGATAACGGCAAACAGGGGCAAGATAATCGAAAAAGCTGGCCAAAAGTACTTTTTGACCATACACCCCGCAGCTGCGATATACAACAAGAGTATGCTTTCACTTCTCGAAGCAGACCTGAAAAAGCTGGCCAAAGAGATTGGCGCAGGTAGCAAGGCAGGCGGGAAAAGGAGCGAGTCGCTGGAGGACTTCATGTAA